From a region of the Chitinophaga caseinilytica genome:
- the ffh gene encoding signal recognition particle protein, translating into MFESLSERLESAFKQLKGEGRISEINIATTVKEIRRALVDADVNYKIAKDFTDKVKDKALGEKVITAISPGQLMVKIVKDELVELMGNTEVELELKANPTVILIAGLQGSGKTTFSGKLANFLKSKKNKKPLLVAADIYRPAAIDQLQVLGGQIGVEVYSEPENKNAVQIAENAIKQAKANGNNVVIIDTAGRLAVDEVMMTEVSNVKKAVQPQEILFVVDSMTGQDAVNTAKAFNEKLDFSGIVLTKLDGDTRGGAALTITYTVQKPIKFVSMGEKLDTLDVFYPERMAQRILGMGDITTLVERAQAQFNEEQAKKLEKKIRQNQFDFDDFKEQLQQIKKMGSIKDLLGMIPGVGKAVKDLDISDDAFKGIEAMINSMTPAERANPDLIDGSRRRRIAKGAGKEIADVNQFMKQFEQMRQMMKMMNKMPGGAKGLKMK; encoded by the coding sequence ATGTTTGAATCATTATCAGAGCGGCTCGAGTCGGCCTTTAAACAACTAAAGGGCGAAGGTCGTATCTCGGAAATCAATATCGCCACTACCGTGAAAGAGATACGCCGCGCCCTGGTGGACGCGGACGTGAACTACAAGATCGCCAAAGACTTTACCGATAAAGTAAAAGACAAAGCCCTCGGCGAAAAGGTGATCACCGCCATTTCTCCCGGCCAGCTCATGGTGAAGATCGTGAAAGACGAACTGGTGGAACTGATGGGCAACACCGAAGTGGAACTGGAGCTCAAAGCCAACCCCACCGTGATCCTCATCGCCGGCCTGCAGGGTTCCGGTAAAACCACTTTCTCCGGTAAACTGGCCAATTTCCTCAAATCCAAAAAGAACAAAAAGCCCCTGCTCGTTGCAGCGGATATCTACCGTCCTGCGGCGATCGACCAGCTGCAGGTGCTCGGCGGCCAGATCGGGGTGGAAGTATATAGCGAGCCCGAAAACAAAAACGCCGTTCAGATCGCGGAAAACGCCATCAAACAGGCGAAAGCCAACGGCAACAACGTCGTGATCATCGATACCGCCGGCCGCCTCGCGGTCGATGAAGTGATGATGACCGAGGTGAGCAACGTGAAAAAGGCCGTCCAGCCCCAGGAAATCCTCTTCGTGGTGGATTCCATGACCGGCCAGGATGCGGTGAACACCGCCAAGGCCTTCAACGAAAAGCTCGATTTCTCCGGTATCGTGCTTACCAAGCTCGATGGCGACACCCGCGGCGGTGCGGCCCTCACCATCACCTACACGGTGCAGAAACCGATCAAGTTCGTGTCTATGGGCGAAAAGCTCGACACGCTCGACGTTTTCTACCCCGAACGTATGGCGCAGCGTATCCTCGGCATGGGAGACATTACCACCCTCGTGGAGCGCGCACAGGCCCAGTTCAACGAAGAACAGGCCAAAAAGCTCGAAAAGAAGATCCGCCAGAACCAGTTCGATTTCGACGACTTCAAGGAACAGCTGCAGCAGATCAAGAAAATGGGCTCCATCAAGGATTTGCTCGGGATGATCCCCGGCGTAGGCAAAGCCGTGAAAGACCTCGATATCAGCGACGATGCGTTCAAAGGCATCGAAGCCATGATCAACTCCATGACGCCCGCAGAGCGCGCCAATCCCGACCTTATCGACGGGAGCCGCCGCCGCCGCATCGCCAAGGGCGCAGGGAAGGAAATCGCCGACGTCAACCAGTTCATGAAGCAATTTGAACAAATGCGTCAGATGATGAAAATGATGAATAAGATGCCTGGAGGAGCCAAAGGGCTGAAAATGAAATAA
- a CDS encoding sigma-70 family RNA polymerase sigma factor produces MSMRQLKITKSITNRESQSLEKYLQEIGKVDLITPEEEVNLAIRIKQGDQRALEKLTKANLRFVVSVAKQYQNQGLSLSDLINEGNLGLIKAAQRFDETRGFKFISYAVWWIRQSILQALAEQSRIVRLPLNKVGLSNKISKAYSQLEQEFEREPSPDELATILEINTEEVEATLGVAARHVSMDAPFIDGEDNSLLDVLENPNAVSADEELDHHDSLRREIERSLSTLTDRQKDVIMLYFGIGVEHPMSLEDIGEKFGLTRERVRQIKDKAITKLRTTSRSKLLRNYLGG; encoded by the coding sequence ATGTCAATGCGCCAACTAAAAATCACGAAGTCCATCACGAATCGTGAGTCCCAGTCGCTAGAAAAGTATTTGCAGGAGATCGGCAAAGTGGATCTCATCACGCCGGAAGAAGAAGTGAACCTGGCCATCCGCATCAAGCAGGGCGACCAGCGCGCGTTGGAAAAGCTTACCAAAGCCAACCTCCGCTTCGTGGTGTCTGTAGCCAAACAGTACCAGAACCAGGGCCTTTCCCTTTCTGACCTTATCAACGAAGGCAACCTCGGCCTCATCAAAGCCGCCCAGCGGTTCGATGAAACCCGCGGTTTCAAATTCATATCATACGCCGTTTGGTGGATCCGTCAATCCATCCTCCAGGCACTCGCAGAGCAGTCGCGCATCGTGCGCCTCCCGCTCAATAAAGTAGGCCTGTCCAACAAAATCAGCAAAGCCTACTCCCAGCTCGAACAGGAATTCGAACGTGAGCCCTCGCCCGACGAGCTCGCCACCATCCTCGAAATCAACACCGAAGAAGTGGAAGCCACCCTCGGCGTTGCCGCCCGCCACGTGTCTATGGACGCTCCGTTCATCGACGGCGAAGACAATTCCCTGCTCGACGTGCTCGAGAATCCCAATGCCGTTAGTGCAGACGAGGAGCTCGATCACCACGATTCCCTCCGCCGCGAGATCGAACGCTCCCTTTCCACCCTCACCGACCGCCAGAAAGACGTGATCATGCTCTATTTCGGCATCGGCGTGGAACATCCCATGAGCCTCGAAGACATCGGCGAAAAATTCGGTCTTACCCGAGAACGCGTACGCCAGATAAAAGACAAAGCCATCACCAAACTCCGCACCACCTCCAGAAGCAAACTGCTGCGGAATTATCTCGGTGGCTGA
- a CDS encoding START-like domain-containing protein — translation MSKKVQYELEYPVRCSPSILYEFLSTPAGLQEWFADKVDFRDNVFSFSWNGSAEEAEVLEQEEDEFIRLHWTHAPKNEYFEFRIRISEVTNMTILVIKDFAEKKEVADQSQLWDYQIKDLFHRIGN, via the coding sequence ATGTCAAAGAAAGTGCAATATGAGTTAGAATATCCGGTGCGGTGCTCCCCAAGTATTCTTTATGAATTTTTGTCGACCCCTGCTGGTTTGCAGGAGTGGTTTGCCGACAAGGTGGATTTCCGGGATAATGTTTTTTCGTTTTCCTGGAATGGATCCGCGGAGGAAGCAGAAGTGCTGGAACAGGAAGAAGACGAGTTTATCCGCTTACATTGGACACATGCTCCCAAAAACGAGTATTTCGAATTCAGGATTCGGATCTCCGAAGTAACGAACATGACTATCCTGGTAATCAAGGATTTCGCAGAGAAAAAAGAAGTGGCGGACCAAAGCCAGCTCTGGGATTACCAGATCAAGGACCTTTTCCACCGTATCGGCAACTAA
- a CDS encoding LptF/LptG family permease: MKKLDKLIIKTFVGPFIATFFVTLFVLIMQFVWKYIDDLVGKGLDTPVIMELLIYTSASLVPLALPLAVLLSSIMTFGNLGESFELVAIKSAGISLLRFIRPLLFLSIGIGICAFLFANYIIPIANLRAKSLLYDITNSKPAFNIKQGVFYGDIPGYTIKVAKKEADNKTIHQVMIYENSLGDKNPRIILAEKGTMELSADKRFLLFTLYNGWRYEERGNTRAQQGNELIRLGFKKYIKPFDLQTFAFDRLPMDLFASNQQMLNVRQLDYGIDSLRRIDSSIVRTVNAYVTTRYPFYKWKDTGWAANVKPLATDTFFNSIPEASRRYVIERVESNLRESESSLSTSSKDYVDNKEKISLFKVEWQRKFSLAAACVVLFLIGAPLGSIIRKGGLGTPLVFAVIFFVIFNIFFMTGEKMARREVMASWSGMWLANIVLLPISAFLVYKAMNDSQLFNKEFYYRFFQRVKKEWQKRFKKQPA, from the coding sequence GTGAAGAAACTCGATAAACTGATCATCAAAACCTTCGTGGGCCCATTCATCGCCACATTTTTCGTGACGCTGTTCGTGCTTATCATGCAGTTCGTCTGGAAGTATATCGACGACCTCGTGGGCAAAGGGCTGGACACGCCGGTGATCATGGAGCTGCTCATCTATACCAGCGCCAGCCTCGTTCCGCTTGCGCTTCCGCTGGCCGTGCTCCTTTCTTCCATCATGACCTTCGGCAACCTTGGCGAAAGCTTCGAGCTGGTGGCCATCAAATCGGCGGGCATTTCCCTGCTGCGGTTCATCCGCCCCCTGCTCTTCCTTTCCATCGGCATCGGCATCTGCGCCTTCCTTTTCGCCAACTACATCATCCCCATCGCCAACCTCCGCGCCAAATCGCTCCTCTACGATATCACCAATTCCAAACCCGCCTTCAACATCAAACAGGGCGTGTTTTACGGCGATATCCCGGGGTACACCATCAAAGTAGCGAAGAAAGAAGCGGATAACAAGACCATCCACCAGGTGATGATCTACGAAAACTCCCTGGGCGATAAAAACCCGCGCATCATCCTCGCCGAAAAAGGCACCATGGAATTGTCGGCCGATAAACGCTTCCTCCTTTTCACGCTCTATAACGGCTGGCGATATGAAGAACGCGGCAATACCCGCGCCCAGCAAGGCAATGAGCTGATCAGGCTCGGGTTCAAGAAATACATCAAACCGTTCGACCTCCAGACGTTCGCGTTCGACCGTCTGCCGATGGACCTTTTCGCCAGCAACCAGCAGATGCTGAACGTCCGCCAGCTGGATTACGGCATCGATTCGCTCCGCCGCATCGATTCCTCCATCGTCCGCACCGTCAACGCCTATGTGACCACCCGGTATCCGTTCTACAAGTGGAAAGACACGGGCTGGGCGGCCAATGTGAAGCCCCTGGCTACAGACACCTTTTTCAATTCGATCCCTGAAGCCAGCCGCAGGTACGTGATCGAGCGGGTGGAATCGAACCTCCGGGAATCGGAGTCGAGCCTTTCCACTTCTTCCAAAGATTACGTCGACAATAAAGAAAAAATATCGCTTTTCAAGGTGGAATGGCAGCGCAAATTCTCACTGGCCGCGGCCTGCGTGGTGCTTTTCCTCATCGGTGCGCCGCTGGGCTCCATCATCCGGAAAGGCGGGCTGGGAACGCCGCTCGTGTTTGCGGTGATCTTCTTCGTCATCTTCAACATCTTCTTCATGACCGGCGAAAAAATGGCCCGACGGGAAGTGATGGCTTCCTGGAGCGGCATGTGGCTCGCCAATATCGTATTGTTGCCCATTTCGGCTTTCCTGGTGTACAAGGCCATGAACGACAGCCAGCTTTTCAACAAGGAATTCTACTACCGCTTCTTCCAGCGCGTGAAAAAGGAGTGGCAAAAACGCTTCAAAAAACAGCCCGCCTGA
- a CDS encoding glycosyltransferase family 39 protein — protein MKQILTVLAAALLFLPFPILFRTGLAPGADAPLYGWLQSAAEAVFGHGPFAARVPNALAGILTVLTCFQLGKRRDDERFGMWWALVLVGSWLPQLLFRSDAPMIWGNYFLFLSIYLAYRLSWSTFPGARRLYRAWVWGSRPCLPGSWRLSSGR, from the coding sequence ATGAAGCAAATCCTGACAGTTCTGGCGGCAGCACTGCTGTTCCTTCCTTTTCCTATTTTATTCCGGACAGGCCTTGCGCCTGGAGCGGACGCACCGCTGTACGGCTGGCTACAATCCGCCGCGGAAGCGGTTTTCGGCCATGGGCCTTTTGCTGCGCGCGTCCCCAATGCGCTGGCGGGCATTTTGACCGTGCTCACCTGTTTCCAGCTCGGGAAGCGGCGCGACGATGAGCGTTTCGGGATGTGGTGGGCCCTGGTCCTGGTGGGCTCCTGGCTGCCGCAACTGTTGTTCAGGAGCGATGCGCCGATGATCTGGGGCAATTATTTCCTTTTTCTTTCCATTTACCTGGCTTACCGCCTGTCGTGGAGCACTTTCCCTGGCGCGCGGCGGCTTTATCGGGCGTGGGTTTGGGGATCGCGACCTTGTCTGCCGGGCTCGTGGCGCCTGTCATCTGGGCGTTGA
- a CDS encoding superoxide dismutase yields the protein MNKREFIKLAGLAGVAAIANPSGLFAAGEQNKDLLAAKAPFELPPLPYAAGALEPNIDQLTMEIHHGKHHAAYVKNLNDALKSSPLAAKSLGQILSAVTAAEPAIRNNGGGHYNHSLFWSLLSPTKTEPSAKLKSAITAAFGSDEAFRQKFGDAAKGVFGSGWAWLIVKKGGQLAITSTPNQDNPLMTHLAKEPGTPILGLDVWEHAYYLKHQNKRPDYIAAFWNVVNWEKVSALYEEALKK from the coding sequence ATGAATAAGAGAGAATTCATAAAACTGGCCGGACTGGCCGGCGTGGCTGCGATAGCCAATCCGTCTGGGCTTTTTGCCGCAGGGGAGCAGAATAAAGACCTCCTCGCCGCCAAGGCCCCGTTCGAACTGCCGCCCCTTCCGTATGCCGCCGGCGCGCTGGAGCCGAATATCGACCAGCTTACCATGGAAATCCATCACGGGAAACACCACGCCGCTTATGTGAAAAACCTGAACGATGCCCTGAAGTCGAGCCCCCTCGCCGCCAAATCCCTCGGTCAGATCCTGTCCGCCGTTACCGCGGCAGAGCCCGCCATCCGCAACAACGGCGGCGGCCATTACAATCACTCCCTTTTCTGGAGCCTGCTGTCGCCCACCAAAACGGAACCCTCCGCTAAACTGAAATCCGCTATCACCGCGGCTTTCGGGTCAGATGAAGCCTTCCGTCAGAAGTTCGGCGACGCCGCCAAAGGCGTATTCGGCTCCGGATGGGCCTGGCTCATCGTGAAAAAAGGCGGCCAACTCGCCATCACTTCCACCCCCAACCAGGACAATCCCCTCATGACCCACCTCGCCAAAGAACCCGGAACACCCATCCTGGGCCTCGACGTGTGGGAGCACGCCTATTACCTCAAACACCAGAACAAGCGCCCCGACTATATCGCGGCCTTCTGGAACGTGGTAAACTGGGAAAAAGTGAGCGCGCTCTACGAAGAAGCACTGAAGAAATAA
- a CDS encoding ThiF family adenylyltransferase — MTLKERIQETQSAPITYTPVFFYPDRAADQAALQQLLEAQPYIRVYDELAGQLRELVKIQHPTRRLSEAETVTAVEAHLNGVPQDQYGVWVFYPWTAKLVHLLGKEEFIALRTSRNMHKITAAERDALQEKKIGVIGLSVGQTIALTLAMERVCGELRLADFDDVELTNMNRLRTTVDNLGMPKVIVAAREIVEMDPYIQVKVYLDGATEANLDDFLTGGGKLDILVEECDGVDVKILSRQKARKHRIPVVMDTNDRGMLDIERFDLDPEYPLLHGLIPPIEDLGMLKHLSNEEKIPILGPMAGMADMSPRMKYSLGEIGKTITTWPQLASSVMLGGALVTDTCRRILLDQLKSSGRYYVDFDQLIQ, encoded by the coding sequence ATGACACTAAAGGAACGCATACAAGAGACACAATCGGCGCCTATCACCTACACCCCGGTATTTTTCTACCCGGACCGGGCTGCAGATCAGGCAGCACTGCAGCAATTGCTGGAGGCGCAACCGTATATAAGGGTATATGATGAGCTGGCCGGTCAGCTCCGGGAACTGGTGAAAATCCAGCACCCGACGCGCCGGCTGTCGGAAGCGGAAACGGTTACGGCCGTGGAAGCGCATCTGAACGGCGTTCCGCAAGACCAGTACGGCGTTTGGGTATTTTACCCGTGGACGGCCAAGCTGGTGCACCTGCTCGGGAAGGAAGAATTCATCGCGCTCCGCACATCGCGGAACATGCACAAGATCACGGCGGCGGAAAGAGACGCGCTGCAGGAAAAGAAAATAGGCGTCATCGGTCTTTCCGTAGGCCAGACCATCGCCCTCACACTGGCTATGGAGCGGGTTTGCGGGGAATTGCGGCTGGCGGATTTCGACGATGTGGAACTGACGAATATGAACCGCCTGCGCACGACCGTCGACAACCTGGGGATGCCCAAAGTGATCGTGGCGGCGCGGGAGATCGTGGAAATGGACCCTTACATCCAGGTGAAAGTTTACCTGGACGGGGCTACGGAAGCGAACCTCGACGATTTTCTCACCGGCGGCGGCAAGCTCGACATCCTGGTGGAAGAGTGCGACGGGGTGGATGTGAAGATCCTCAGTCGCCAGAAAGCCCGCAAACACCGCATCCCCGTGGTTATGGACACCAACGACCGTGGAATGCTGGACATCGAGCGGTTCGACCTCGACCCGGAATACCCCCTGTTGCACGGGCTCATCCCTCCTATCGAAGACCTGGGCATGTTGAAACATCTGAGCAACGAGGAAAAGATTCCCATCCTGGGGCCGATGGCGGGTATGGCAGACATGAGCCCCCGCATGAAATATTCGCTGGGAGAGATCGGCAAAACCATCACCACCTGGCCGCAACTGGCCTCCTCCGTTATGCTGGGCGGGGCGTTGGTGACAGACACCTGCCGGAGGATATTGCTGGACCAGCTGAAAAGCTCCGGCAGATACTATGTGGATTTCGATCAACTCATTCAATAA
- a CDS encoding sensor histidine kinase — protein sequence MSIRLFALILLTLAAQLTTRAQSPVVFRDSAQLLQVGEYLDLYIDSSNELTIDQVRKQEFRRSGSRVPNLQITPFTSWARIHVTNATPITRLLLEVEYPTIDEISLYEVLPGGGYKVTELGQYQPFKIRPINHQNYIFPLDIQQGQTREYFLKIRAGEQAQLPMYLGAESTLFAKNTERNFIFGLYAGIILVMALYNFFIWLTVRDNSYLIYVSYIICVGLTQASQQGYTFRFLWPNSPWLAMHDTLLIPVFNGITAALFIQSFLHTREKYKLGHKLLTGVVVAYSLALVPTLMDNHFVANMMTQIIAMTASLLAIFVGFKVWRKGYGPAAYFLVAWGIFLASVCIFVLRNFNILPYNDFTYYALQVGSAAEVTLLSFALANKINIYRKEKEESQAVALRISQENEQLVREQNVILEAKVAERTEALQTSNGELNKALTNLKSAQTQLVESEKMASLGQLTAGIAHEINNPINFVTSNIKPLKLDFEDIRSLLRKYDTIRPGEDVAGQLAEIERFKQQIDIGYLHEEIDTLIKGIEDGANRTAEIVKGLRTFSRLDESDLKSVDIHEGLNSTMVLLRNNIPKNVTVHYDYGELPKIECFAGKLNQVFLNIINNALNAIKMKPDQGDERLTIKTRLEADQMVSISIKDSGIGMSDKVKEKIFEPFFTTKDVGEGTGLGLSIVFSIIEKHHGRIVVNSEPGNGAEFIIYLPQNVPIAQSHA from the coding sequence ATGTCTATACGTTTATTCGCCCTGATCCTGCTTACCCTTGCTGCCCAATTGACGACCCGCGCACAGTCGCCCGTCGTATTCCGCGACAGCGCCCAGCTTTTACAGGTAGGCGAATACCTGGACCTTTACATCGACAGTTCCAACGAGCTTACCATCGACCAGGTGCGCAAGCAGGAATTCCGGCGCTCCGGCAGCAGGGTCCCCAATCTCCAGATCACGCCCTTCACCAGCTGGGCCCGCATCCACGTCACCAACGCCACGCCCATCACCCGGCTCCTTCTCGAAGTGGAATACCCTACGATCGACGAGATCTCGCTTTATGAAGTGCTCCCCGGCGGAGGGTACAAAGTGACCGAACTGGGCCAGTACCAGCCTTTTAAGATCCGCCCCATCAACCATCAGAACTACATCTTCCCCCTCGATATCCAGCAGGGGCAGACCCGTGAATATTTCCTGAAGATCCGCGCCGGCGAACAGGCCCAGCTGCCCATGTACCTCGGCGCCGAGTCGACGCTCTTCGCCAAGAACACCGAGCGTAACTTCATCTTCGGGCTGTATGCCGGCATCATCCTCGTGATGGCGCTGTACAACTTCTTCATCTGGCTCACGGTGCGCGACAACAGCTACCTCATTTACGTGAGCTATATCATCTGCGTGGGCCTTACGCAGGCTTCGCAGCAAGGGTATACATTCCGCTTCCTGTGGCCGAACAGCCCGTGGCTGGCGATGCACGACACGCTGCTCATCCCGGTCTTCAACGGGATCACGGCGGCGCTGTTCATCCAATCGTTCCTGCATACCCGTGAAAAGTACAAACTGGGGCATAAACTCCTCACCGGCGTGGTGGTCGCCTATTCGCTGGCGCTCGTTCCCACGTTGATGGACAACCACTTCGTGGCCAACATGATGACGCAGATCATCGCCATGACGGCTTCGCTGCTGGCGATTTTCGTGGGTTTCAAGGTGTGGCGGAAAGGGTACGGGCCGGCGGCTTACTTCCTCGTGGCCTGGGGGATATTCCTGGCGAGCGTGTGTATTTTCGTGTTGCGGAATTTCAATATCCTGCCGTATAACGACTTCACGTATTACGCCCTGCAGGTGGGCTCCGCGGCGGAGGTAACCTTGCTTTCCTTCGCGCTGGCCAACAAGATCAATATTTACCGGAAGGAGAAGGAGGAATCCCAGGCGGTGGCGCTCCGTATTTCGCAGGAAAACGAGCAGCTGGTGCGCGAACAGAACGTGATATTGGAAGCGAAAGTGGCAGAACGCACCGAGGCGCTGCAAACCTCCAACGGCGAACTGAACAAGGCGCTCACCAACCTGAAAAGCGCCCAGACGCAACTGGTGGAATCGGAGAAGATGGCCTCGCTCGGTCAGCTCACCGCCGGCATCGCCCACGAAATCAACAACCCCATCAACTTCGTAACGTCCAACATCAAGCCGCTGAAGCTCGATTTCGAGGATATCCGCTCCCTGCTGCGAAAATACGACACCATCCGTCCGGGAGAAGACGTGGCCGGGCAACTGGCGGAGATCGAACGGTTCAAGCAGCAGATCGATATCGGGTATTTGCATGAGGAGATAGACACCCTCATCAAAGGGATCGAAGACGGCGCCAACCGTACCGCAGAGATCGTGAAAGGCCTCCGGACGTTCAGCCGCCTCGACGAAAGCGACCTCAAATCGGTAGACATCCATGAAGGCCTCAACTCCACCATGGTACTGCTCCGCAACAATATCCCCAAGAACGTGACGGTACATTACGATTACGGCGAACTGCCGAAAATCGAATGCTTCGCCGGCAAGCTCAACCAGGTGTTCCTCAATATCATCAACAACGCGCTGAACGCCATTAAGATGAAGCCGGACCAGGGAGACGAGCGGCTGACGATCAAGACGCGGCTGGAAGCCGACCAGATGGTGAGCATCAGTATCAAAGACAGTGGCATCGGCATGTCTGACAAGGTAAAGGAAAAGATTTTCGAGCCGTTCTTCACAACAAAAGACGTCGGCGAAGGCACGGGCCTCGGGCTATCCATCGTATTTAGCATCATCGAGAAGCACCACGGAAGGATCGTGGTAAATTCCGAACCCGGAAACGGAGCGGAATTTATCATATATTTACCCCAGAATGTGCCTATCGCTCAGAGTCATGCGTAA
- a CDS encoding hybrid sensor histidine kinase/response regulator, protein MKNNRIRILYIDDEVHNLNAFRANFRRTYEIYTASSAAEGMQVLKGIEVHIIIADQKMPTTTGVEFFNEIKDLLPDPIRILLTGYTDVEDIIDAINKGHIFSYIKKPWDEHELFKTINNAYEIYSARKQLKEKVAELEKTNDELNRFIYSTSHDLRAPLMSVQGIINLSRLDNTMTDPQGYMGMIEVCITRLDSFIQKIIEYYRNSRLDLEYEKIDFQALMSDCIDTFKHQNTNIGFNVNVDQPVPFKGDFFRISVILNNLISNAVKYQKPDETSPQVSLSVKVEPHKATIRIEDNGIGILSEHLSNIFKMFFRSKNNNKPGSGIGLYIVKEALNKIGGTIGVDSRYGEGTQFEITIPNRNEFDT, encoded by the coding sequence ATGAAAAATAACCGTATCAGGATTTTGTACATCGACGACGAAGTACATAACCTTAATGCATTCCGCGCGAATTTCCGCAGAACTTACGAGATCTATACCGCCAGTTCTGCCGCCGAAGGCATGCAGGTACTGAAAGGAATCGAAGTACATATCATCATCGCAGACCAGAAGATGCCCACTACCACCGGTGTGGAATTCTTCAACGAGATTAAGGACCTGCTGCCAGACCCCATCCGCATCCTCCTCACCGGTTATACCGACGTGGAAGATATCATCGACGCCATCAACAAGGGGCACATCTTCTCCTACATCAAAAAACCCTGGGACGAGCACGAGCTGTTCAAAACCATCAATAACGCATACGAGATCTATTCCGCCCGCAAGCAGCTGAAGGAAAAAGTGGCCGAACTGGAAAAGACGAACGACGAACTGAACCGGTTCATCTATTCCACCTCGCACGACCTCCGCGCGCCGCTCATGAGCGTGCAGGGCATCATCAACCTCAGCCGCCTCGATAATACGATGACCGACCCGCAGGGGTATATGGGGATGATCGAAGTGTGCATCACGCGGCTGGACAGTTTCATCCAGAAGATCATCGAATACTACCGGAATTCGCGGCTGGACCTGGAGTATGAGAAAATCGACTTCCAGGCGCTGATGAGCGATTGTATCGATACGTTCAAGCATCAGAATACCAATATCGGTTTCAATGTGAATGTAGACCAGCCGGTACCTTTCAAGGGCGATTTCTTCCGGATCAGCGTTATCCTGAACAATCTGATCAGCAATGCCGTTAAATATCAGAAGCCGGACGAGACCTCCCCGCAGGTGAGCCTCTCCGTGAAGGTAGAGCCGCATAAAGCCACGATCAGGATAGAAGATAACGGGATAGGGATACTCAGCGAGCACCTGAGCAACATTTTCAAGATGTTCTTCCGCTCCAAGAACAACAACAAACCCGGAAGCGGTATTGGCCTGTATATTGTAAAAGAAGCCCTCAACAAGATCGGGGGCACCATCGGCGTAGATTCCCGTTACGGAGAAGGCACGCAATTTGAAATTACCATTCCGAACAGAAATGAATTCGATACCTGA
- a CDS encoding response regulator, translated as MNSIPDLRVILIDDNDIDLLLHERLISIQQISRTILSFSNANKALEFLSSNITLPHIPPTVILLDIQMPEMDGFEFLRSFDSYPQKIKNQCYIIMVSSSLDFGDISRTNANPMVIRLLKKPLQPKELKDVIEGIFRDQ; from the coding sequence ATGAATTCGATACCTGATCTGCGCGTAATATTAATCGACGATAACGATATCGATCTGCTACTGCATGAACGGCTCATATCCATTCAGCAGATCAGCCGGACGATCCTTTCCTTCAGCAACGCCAACAAGGCGCTGGAATTCCTTTCCAGCAACATTACCCTCCCACACATCCCGCCCACCGTCATCCTCCTCGATATCCAGATGCCGGAAATGGACGGGTTCGAGTTCCTCCGTTCCTTCGATTCCTACCCGCAGAAGATCAAGAACCAGTGTTACATCATCATGGTTTCCTCTTCCCTCGACTTCGGCGATATTTCCCGCACCAACGCCAACCCGATGGTGATCCGCCTGCTCAAGAAGCCCTTGCAGCCCAAGGAGCTGAAAGACGTCATAGAGGGCATTTTCCGCGATCAGTAA